A segment of the Triticum urartu cultivar G1812 chromosome 1, Tu2.1, whole genome shotgun sequence genome:
GGgctgcgaggatgcgtaaaaccctactcctgctttggtggatgtatattcttgttcttgaactagctatggggcgttaggagctccaaaaagccgaatccctcctctggtcgcctcgggcctccttttatagaaaaaggggttgccatagtggcacacatgaggtggaaagggtacagtgctgcgaggttatccctcgcatcacatgacaaggcgcatttaatgcgtcttgcttaggtgtccttgctttatcggggacgggggagaaacttGTCTTGTCCGTcaccgctccttcttgtgtcgacacgcgccctggccagcgacgcctgcgatgccacgtaggtaggcaggcagctgaggtggcgcagtgatgggtcttcacgaagatctgcatgctgccacgcgggtgcctgcccagctggttgggtcagCAGCTGCacgcatgcggtggtggaggtttagtcggcgtgggcctgatggtggccctgtgggtgtcctcggcaagggccttgccggggccccggcaagggtcttgccgaggcgcctgctgtcatccccggcaaggcgcttgccgggggccttgtggtcttcctcggctaggatcccgccaagggttgtcgtcttctatagtgtgtatctgatcttgaatgtcttcacaaagatccgcatgccgctacggggatgtctcccgaatccttgccctttgggggaagtggactcaagggtgattttcTCCGTAGGTGTGGGGAGAGTCGCCGCGgaaagggtcttgccggggttgctaaaactttctcccggcaaggatcttgccgggggagtccgcttcgtcccctttgctcctcgtggtcttggccttggcgtcgttctagttctcttgagcttcggtcttaccctggctcacctcccttgccttgcttggtgtgatggtatccgcggctcagactgcccgtgcacagttataatggtacaaaaagtgtacccctctttttgtacaccgacacccaatattgcctaaaacagtagataatatagcatggagcagtcaaaaattatagatacgttggagacatatcagttcccattgaggataaaaagatggggtttatgtcatattgcttgagtttatccctctacatcatgtcatcttacgtaatgcgttactctgttcttatgaacttaatactctagatgcatgctggatagcagtcaatgtgtggagtaacagtagtagttgcatgcaggagtcggtctacttgtcacagacgtgatgcctatattcatgatcatgcccagatattctcataactatgctcaattctatcaattgctcgacagtaattcgttcacccaccgtaatacttatgctatcttgagagaagccactagtgaaacctatggcccccaggtctattctccatcatataagtttccaatctattttactttgcaattttactttcaatctatatcataaaaataccaaaaatatttatcttatcattatcatatctattagatctcactcttgtaagtgaccgtgaagggattgacaacccctttatcgcgctagttgcgaggttcttattttcTTGTGTAAGTACGAgtgacttgcgtgtggcctcctactagattgataccttggttctcaaaaactgagggaaatacttatgctactttgctacatcaccctttcctcttcaagggaaaaccaacgcagtgctcaagaggcagcacacccaacctgagtctcgatgTTTGTGCACACCGCTTTTGTGTTCTGAAGTATGCTGCTGAGCTAGGatttgatcctcaggccgattttgcaaattgacctaagtctcaggggctactcggatcagcggtcttatgtcatccatCAGGTGCATCTTGGTTTTTAGACcgacacacaccttgagggctactgacTATCCATCTCGCCAGAGAATAAATCACACACTTCGGAAGTAGCCTGGCATAGAACTCGGATGTGAGTGGCTGGCTTCACCGAGGATGTTTTTGGCATTAAGCTCAGCTAAACTCCTCCGAACTTTTCAGGACCAAGGTaatctatgacacctcggatgCCGAACAACATTGGACTTCGGTTATAAAAATACACCTCAGAtacagtccgacgttggagccCGGATACAGTTCGGCATTGGTGCTCGATTGCAAAAGATACCTTGGAAGCAGTCCAGCATAAAGCTCGGTTGCAAGTGGCCGGCTGCATAGAGGGCATCTTCGACATTCGTCTCGGTTCTACCCTTTAAAATTTTTCAAGACCGAGGTAATCTATGGCActtcggatacattccggcgatTAGAGCTCGAATACATTCCgtcgttggagctcggaagcgatccggcgttggtgctcggctgcaaaagatatcTCGGTTGCAGTATGGTGTTGGAGCTCAGATgcaagaccggttcagggggctactgacggtgtcctcgactaggggtactcaccacgtcgtctcctgACCAGTGGGTCGAGCCGAGGACCCCTATGGCGGTTCACTattgggccagttcggacagcccatgccgcatacaagggagatcccacaagacttggcgcccaagacgaggactctcctaaaccctaggcctctggtgtgttatataaaccggggccaggctagtcaatagacatctcatattcattactacaatctcgtggtagatacatgtactctgtactacaccccatatgaatacaaacaaaagcaggacgtagggttttacctccatcaagagggcccgaacctaggtaaaataccgtgtccatgttaccatcgctccaagatgcctagcttaggacccctactatgAGATACGCCGGATATAGAACCGACagaaggcactcctccactcgtcaACGTCGATCTCCTCATCCTCAGGGCCCACCTCGACGCCCTCCATGATGCCGTCGCTGCTGCCTTCGACCTCATCATCAgtggagagcgcgataacctcacGGCCCTCCACGCTGTCGtcctcgccgccttcgacctcgtcatcagaggagagcgcgataacctcgccgccctccgcgcGGGCAAAGATCGCTCGCTCCACCTCCACGAGCTCCGAGTGCTGTCGGCGGAGCTCTTCCATGTAGGCCtcgtcggcggcctcggcctcgaggcACTACCACGCCTTGCGGTCCTCCCAtgccatagccgagctcaccacccctggctTCGGCAGAACGAGGTCGACCAGATGTGTGCcaaaggggaaattgagcctagacgccgcgccgtggtagcggacctaccagcgtcgtactccatggccgcgggctcggccgtgtggaagctaTCGAGCTACCGGTGGGTGTGGGTCTCCCGATCTATAATCTCGGCGATCCATGTCCCCCACTGCCACTGCCGAACCTCGAGGTAGGACCTCATCGGCTGCCGGGTCCGAGGGAGGATGGGCAAGTCCTTGAACTGGCGTAGGGGCGCGGCGGCTGGCGGATTGGTGGACCTGCGACGGTGGATCGAGCCCGCAGAGGACAACAGGGACACCTCGCCAGCGTCGGGTGAAAAGGCCACAATGTACCTCTTTTTGGTCATTGGCTCCTCAAGCTCCCCGACACACAtgcagaggttgaggatggaggcgcaGGCGATGGCGGAGACCTACTAATGGTTTTGAGGGTGGTGTGTGTTTGTGTGAGCGAAGGTTTTGGGGGgtgtgtggtgtgtgtggagggggcgGGGGAGCAAGgtggtgtaacgccccgagaccgatgtgccaggtgtcgtccagttattcgctgtcgttgccatgtcattcgcttgcgtgttgcatcttgtcatgtcatcatgtgcattgcatcatcatgttttcaaaacttgcatccgtcccggtctcctcgttccgtccattgtccgttctgagcccagacacaattgcacgcgcccgcggcatgtccgaaatagtattttataagcggccagaaaaatgttctcggaatgggatgggagttgacgtgtggtcttattatagtgtagatagactgcctgtcaagtttcatcaaattcggagatcgtttgatgccccaaccgttaactatagcgacaatatagtcggtcaaatcgtcggacgttttcggtatccggaaaccgtgccgggctgcatctctcccctcttctctcggACCAACCCACTCtccacagtccacctaggcccagccTACCCCTCCTTGCGCAGTGCATCGAACCCCCTCGCACGCGCGTTCGAAAAGCTGTCCCGAACctgacccggactgtcgccacagttgtgtccggatcatccccaaacatctacaaaacatcatcGGTTTCTCATTGGACTCTCCTAAGCTATTTATCCTCGACCGTCCAATTTTAATCGGAGGGAAGAGTTAGCCCCTAACCTAAAACTCATCTGATATAAATATCAGAtccaaccctaaaatctagggagaCGTCCCATCCATTCCATCACCGCGCCGCCACTCCACCCGGTCTCTCCTTCCACCTCGGGATCTTCCCAGATCCAAATACTCCCCTCCTCAATTTCAACCACAGCCGCCCCCGCTCCTCCTCAATTTCCATGCCCAACCAACTAGTGCCTCCCCTGGATCCCGTCGCCCACCCAACCGGCGCAGCCGGAGCAGCAGCTCCCAGTCGCCGGAGATGAGTGCCCCGACAGCCCTGCTCCTTTTCCCCTCTTGCTTCCGTACCTCCCGTTCTCACGATCTTCCCCTCCCTCTATCTGTTTTCGCTCACAGGAGACAACCATGGGCGCTGTGTTCGCAAGCAGCAGCTGCCGTCGTCTTCCCCCGCCTCGCCTGTGACCTCCTCTGCATCGGTTCCGGCCCCGACGACTGATCCCCTTGCCTCCTCGTTCCAGTGCGTGCAGCAGCTGAGCAAGGGACCTCGCGCCCGATCCTTCCCCTCGTCCAGGAGGTAGGAGCCCGAGCTCCTCGATCCCTACTCGCCGGCCAAGTCCTCGCAAGCCACCACCCTCGCCGGCGAACCCCAGGCAGGAGCCCCGTCGCCCTCTCCCTCCTCCCTGACCTGCCCCTCTCCTCCCTGCTTCATCCTCTCTCTCCCGCAGGTCGTCGTCGTCGGTGGAGATCCGCGCCTCCCTGCCGTCTCGCCTCGCCATCGACCGGATCTGGCGCCCCGAGGCCGGATCCGCCGCCCAGCAACCCGTTCCAGTCCTCGCGAGCGCCATCGGAACCTCCCTCGCCGGAGCTTTGCTACGCCGTCGCCATGGTCCTCTGCTCGTGCAGGCGCGAGACGAGGACGACGTCCAGGCCGCCCCCTCGCCCTGGTGGGCCTCGCTCAGCCTCAGGCCTAGCCCAACTTCTGTTGCGGCCTCCTCACCGACTGGGCTTGGCCCAATGTGAGCAACCCTTGCCAGATCCAGATTCAGCCCGTTGATGTTTTTTTTCAGGATCTGTGAATTTGTCTAATTTTCCAGAGATGacagatttgcagaaaaacccccctagtttcatgcatttaataacttcacaaccgtgcatcggatctaaataaattatatatgaaacttgctcagaattttgtctagtttaataatatgtcactttcatccatgtttaaaatgtctaaaatgatgtttgtttaaatttgctcctatgccatgctaaaatgatttaattcataactaaataaccgtaactcggaattaaataatctttatatgtaaatggggtagaaaaatgcctagtttatcatggtgaccttactttgcatgtttaacaactttaaaattatgtttagggcagaacagtaccaaacctaaaatatgcatatggggatttaccggaattgttgtttgttgtttccggcctcatttaaacttgcctaaatagttagtttactttgcttcaccctcttgccatgtttaacaacatttaatattgttgggtacataaacgggatcaaactaaataacttatcgtggtgtttcgtcaatatgcaactcgttgcatattgagctccatttaatttgtaggattgcttgtgcactttgccatgccatgcatatttaaaccggacatgcatcatacttgtttgtgcaccatgccatgtttatgtgatggttgtttactaggttgtttgctcttttccggtgttgcttcttcgggttggttccggttacgtcgcgtttgtgaggacccgttcgactacgtccatttgtcttcttcatggactcgttcttattccttgcgggatttcatgcaagatgaccataccctcgaaatcacttctatctttgcttgcttagttgctcgctcttttgctatgcctatgctgcgatacctaccacttgcttatcatgcctcccatattgttgaaccaagcctctaacccaccttgccctagcaaaccgttgtttggctatgttaccgctttgctcagcccctcttatagcgttattagttgcaggtgaagattgaagttcgttccttgttggaacatggcaatgttgtt
Coding sequences within it:
- the LOC125532805 gene encoding vegetative cell wall protein gp1-like, whose protein sequence is MGKSLNWRRGAAAGGLVDLRRWIEPAEDNRDTSPASGEKATMYLFLPCSFSPLASVPPVLTIFPSLYLFSLTGDNHGRCVRKQQLPSSSPASPVTSSASVPAPTTDPLASSLPDPSPRPGGRSPSSSIPTRRPSPRKPPPSPANPRSSSSVEIRASLPSRLAIDRIWRPEAGSAAQQPVPVLASAIGTSLAGALLRRRHGPLLVQARDEDDVQAAPSPWWASLSLRPSPTSVAASSPTGLGPILQVPMSPCR